A window of Fusarium falciforme chromosome 1, complete sequence genomic DNA:
GTCGTAGTGTCATCGAGCGAGTCATTGGTTTGATCCCTGTAAGAGAAGACCACCTCTTGAAGGCTCACTGTTTCGCTCTGGATAGACCCCTTAGCCTTATCCATAGACTCAACGAAGCTGACAAAGCGATCGACTGCTTTGACTCGCGACTTCAAACTCTCCAGTATCGACTGCCCCAGACTGTGGCGCATCCGCAGCCGAAACTCGCCCTTGAGAAGGTTGTACGAGACATCTTGACCAACCAGAGCACCCTTGATCGAGGTGAACTTGGCAGGTCTTCggaccttgatgatggcgtccGATATACATACCAAGGGAGCATCTGACTTGGCATCCTGGAGGTTGGCACCCTCTGAAGCTGCGAGTTCCGCCTCAGGGAGCTGCGCCCCCTTGAAACTGATCGACACAATGTCATTCGCCCACGGTTCTATCGTTGAGAGCTTCAGTCCAGTCGCAGGTTGTGTAATCGAGGCGAGTCCTAGTTGCTCCAAGTCCCTATTACCCGAGGCTTTGCTGCTCTCCTTCTCGGAGCTGTCAAACACCATCGAGGGGAAAATGCCCGAGAGGGCAATCTCGATCGAGGGAAGTCGAACTTGTCGTGGGAGAGACCAGCTCTTTGTCTCGTTGGGCTTGAACTTGATCTGTTGCTTGTGGAGCTCGCGCATGTCTATTGCCTGGGCGATCATACCCGTGGCAAATACCGTCATGTTGTTCCAGAAAGTGTTGTGGAGGCTAGGATAGCCCTTGTTGAACGGAAGCTTTGCTGTTAGTTTCACCACTGGCCCAGGAGTGTTGCGGTCCCTGTTGTCCGTGTTAGCAAGGTTCTATTTGACGCAGCTCAAGTTCAACTTACACTTCAAGCAGCCACCATTCATCACCGCTTAGACTCAGTACGACCATGATGAACCATGTAGGCCTCCATCCGGCTCTCTGGAGCCAGATGGTCTTTGTCCATTCGCGGTTCTTGGTAGCGGACCTCAGCTCCTCGTTGTTGAGTGGGCACTTCTTAACGCTCCATCCCATTGTGCTTCCTCGGCGGTTAAGCTCTTCTTCCATGATCGCGCACCTCACGTTTTCTAGACATGCCACGCCATCGTCTGCAGGGCTCTTCCCGTTGTTGAGTTGAAGCTCGTGCTGATAAATGAACTTTGAATGCGGCTTGACAGCAAAGACACCAGTCGTCGGTTCGATGAGTAGCGAGATGCTATCCTTGTATCCAACCTGCATGGACAGGGAGGACGCAGCTGGGTCTTCCTGAGAGCTGCGCAGAACCATGGCAGCTTCGCGATTGCGGAAACGAGGTGTTGCCATGAGCTTGTCGTGGATGCTGCTTAGGAGGAAATCAATGTGAAGGCCGATAACTGTCTTCAAAAGTGCCTCCGCCGATAGATTGTTGGCATCGAAAGGTACTTCCACATCCTTTACTTCCTTGTTGTCCCGGTACCACTTTGCTTGCAGGAAACTCGATGACTTGGGATTTGCCTCGCCATTTGCCTTGCGGCCACTGTTGACAGCAACCAGCACCCAGCTTTTGGGGCTAGTTGGCGGTGCCCGAGACGTCCAGTACTGAATTGCCAAGGCTCGGTTGAGTGGCTCAACCTTGAGAGTGCCGGTCCAGGAGCCTTTGCTCAGTTGGTTGGCTTGACGTCTCAGCTCGTTGAGCTTGTGAGTGAGCACCAACTCATGCAAGAACTGGTAGCAGCCGAGCAACCCCTCTGTGCTGAGAACTCCGTTCACGTGCCTCTCCAAGTAGTCCTTGAGGGATTCGGGAATCGCTGCTGCGGATGGCTTGAAGGTGAATCTCAGGTCGATGAACCAAAACTGCTTCTCGAAATCCTCATCCGCGATTGTGAGATCGACCTCAAATTCGCCAGGAACTTTAAAGGTGACTCGTCCTGACTTGATATCGTAGTTCCTGAAGTGGTACGGGATCTTGTCAAAGTCTTCCAGGTTCAGCCTGAGCGATAGCAGGGTGTTGACATCACTCATCCACTGGGACTGCTCCTGCAAGGTCAAAGGCGGCGGTTCAATGTATTGAAGCTGGTCATCAGGTCAGTTTGTAGTCTTTCACTAGGTACCAAGGACGGCACTTACATCAGGCATCCAGGCAGCCTTCCCTGTTGACAGAACCTGGAGGGCTGTTTTCAAATCAGGGCTTGGCATTCTCGCAAATGTCAAGTCCCTCTTGACATTAACCATAGTGTCAAAGGCCGCGTCGGTGAGAACCTGCTGCTTCATGATGTGGGCTCTCAAGTCGATCAGTTTGCTGACCATCTCTGCCTTGCGGCTCCATTCCGTGATGACGAGGGCCTTGACCCATCTTTGATGCTCCTTGTATGCAAAGTCTAAGATCGACTTCTTTTTGATAATGTTCTCGTTCGACACGTCGTCCATGTCGTTGTTCGGTATTGAAGAGTTTCCGTTCATGGCGGCTACAGGAAGGGGCATCTTGGCCATTTTGGTGATCTGATCTTCGAGGTTGTTGTGCGTGGATTGCGCTAGTCGTGTGAGGAATGTCGACAGGGAGATGTATCCCTGTGTAATGTGGACGATCTCATCGGGGAGGTCGTTCATTCTCGGGACTTGGTCTGATGCCGGCGCATTTGGTCGAGAGCCGTTCACCAGAGGACCGCTGGTGGCGTTCCCATTGACCATGGCACCGCTGGCATCGCCGCCAGATACGGCCTTTCCCTTGTCCAAGGCATTTTGATGTCCGTCAGCGCCCGCGCCGTTCACGCCATTGAGCGTTGAATCTATGTCGTGGTTAGAGCGCGCGCCATTCGGGCCGCCATTCTCCATGCTGATGACGCCCGGCATCCACTATCTCGTCCCTGGTCCAGGTGCTCCCCGAGCCAGACTGAAAAGATCTCGATGTCTCTAGATGGTGTAGTAAATCTTTCTCGTCGTGTCGTTTATCTGCTCCAATGTGGCATGAGAGGCAGGCGGGATCTCTTTATCGGCGATCCCGGTGCTGCATGACAGTCGCAATCGTCTGCACCGAGCAGCGGACTCTGCGCGCAAGGGAGATTCGTATCAATTAGAGGCTCTAGGTGTTGAGGTGGTGTGTCGCTGTCCTCTTCGCTGGCTGTTCGTCGGGTTAGGCAGTCTCGCGAGAGGGTCAAGAGGCGAGGCGCGGCGAAAAAGTCGTCGATTTAGGGAGCGAGCGTAACGCGATTCAGGAGTCGTCAAGAATAGGTCGATATTTCAATATTCGCGATGGTCTTGAGGGGTTCAAGAGAGAGGGCGTTCGGGTAGGAGACGACGCGATCGAGAAGGGTGATGAAAGAAGAATATGGTGAAGGACTGTGATTGATGCGCAGGGCAGCCTCTCGATTTTCCCCGGTTACCACGCTTTGCCTGACCAAAAGACGGAGGGCGCTGGGGTAACAGGCCAGGTCATGTGAGATGGAGACCGTGCATATTTTGAGGCGAGCACAAGAGCCACCTGTACAAACTGTGCATAACGTGCGCCAACAGGGTTTATGCACGTTATCACCATCAAAGTCACTCCACGGCGGGCACATTCACTCCGTCACTCGCTCTCCTTTGGTGACGGTTGTGGCGTTCAGGGTCCAGATTATCTCCAACTTCTGGAAATCTCCCCCGCCGAGATACGTAAGAATTGCATGATGCCTGATAGTCGAGATCTCGCCTGCTTGTACTGCACTGTACTGTCCGTTCAAGGATGAGATTGGAAATCTTCTTTAATCTACCCTTTCATAACGCAAAGCCTGAGCCCAGCCCCACGTAGTTGCATCTAATAAACCCAACAAGCATGTGTCCATTATCTCGCCAGAACCCCTCCCGTTCTCGCCAATTTTATAGAGATCATCATCCGTTGGTTTTTGCTCGCCTTTCAAGGCTCGGGATATCATAGTCCGAAGACGGTCGCGACTCTTGTCGCACGGGAGGCGTCATTAACTACGAGCTAAATTAGTCCAACTGATTTCCTGCCTTCAACCTGGATCGAGCATACAGGATGCTGGTCCATCACTTACAACTTGTTGGGAGTGGCAGTGGTCGTGGGCCACTGGTAACCGGCAGCGTCACTGAACTTGTAGCCATACGAGGCCGTGAAGTCGTCGAGGACAGCAGGGCCGCGAGATCCTAGAGAGAATAATGAGTTACGCTCCAATGCTGGCTATGCATGTCACCTACCATAGGGATACTCCATGGGGATAATCTCCTTGTTCTCGTCCAGGTAGTGGAGGAGAGGAGTGAAGATTCGCCAACTGGCGTCGAGCTCGTCGTCACGGACAAAGTTGGACTGGTCGCCCTTCAGGCAGTCGAGCACAAGAGACTCGTAAGCCTCGGGGATCTTGAGGTCCGAGAATCGTCGGCGGTAGGTCAGATCGAGCTCAGTAACAACGGTCTGCATGCTCAGACCAGGAAGCTTAGAGTTCATCTTGATGTAGACACTCTCGTTGGGCTGGATGCGCATGACAAGCTCGTTTCGGGGAATGTCCTTAAAGATACCCGAAGTGACATCCTTGAACTGGATTCGAATCTCTGTCTTTTGCTCGTTGAGCGCCTTGCCGGCCTTGATGATAAAGGGGACACCGTCCCATCGCTCGTTCTTGATATACGCAACCATAGCGCAGAAGGTAGGGCATCGAGAGTCCTTGGGGACAGTGTCATCCTCGCGGTAGGCGGGCTTGCTGCCGTCGAGGGACTTGCCGTACTGGCCAATGATGACGTTCTTGGGCTCAATGGCGGGGATGGCGCGGAGGACGCGGACCTTTTCGTCACGGATATCCTCAGCGTTGAAGGAGATGGGTCGCTCCATGGCCAGGAGCGTAAGGACCTGGAGAAGATGGTTCTGCATGACATCGCGAATGATGCCGAACTCGTCAAAGTAGCCGCCACGGCCCTCGGTGCCAAAGGGCTCCTTGAAGGAAATCTGAACGTTGTCGATGTGGTGGCGGTTCCAGGTAGCGCCCAGGAATGAGTTACCAAATCGGAGGATCAGGATGTTCTTGACCATTTCCTTGCCCAGGTAGTGGTCAATTCGGAACAGTTCTTGCTCGTTCCAGTCAGGCTCCAGGGACTTTTGAAGCTCACGGGAGCTGGCAAGATCCTTGCCAAAGGGCTTCTCAACCTAACCAAGATATCAGCGAGCTGCCCAAAGGCGGAGAGGGAGAATCACATACAATAACGCGCGCAATGCCCTTCGTGGGGTAGCACACCTTCTTCAGGTGCTGCGAAACAATGGTGAAGACACTGGGAGGCAGGGCCATGTAGAAGAGTCGATGGGTCTCGGTGCGACCCTTCTCAATGTCCTGGAGATGCTGCTCGAGAACCTGGAACGACTCATCCTTGTCGTACTGGCCGGAGACATAGGTGCAGAGTTCGCAGAACTCCTCGAGTTGTTGCTCAGACTCCTTTGTGGGGGTCTTCATGTATGACTTGATACGTCGAATGTACTCCTCGTGGTCCATCTTGGTGCGGGCATATCCGACGATCTTGACATCTTGAGGGAGGAACTGGTTTCGGTACTGGGGGGCAATGTTAGCCAAGGAATCATCTTACCGAGAGTCCCAAAGTGCAGCTTACCAGACCGAAGAGCGCAGGGTACTATCATGAAGCAAAGACAAGCATGTTAGCGCAAGGCACAAATGAGGGGCGAGGATGGGAGAGCTCCCCACCGTCTTCTTTTTCGCAAGATCACCAGAAgcgccgaggacgacgatggtgGTGTTTTGCTTGAGCTCCATGCACctgaaagagagaaaaaaaaaatgcaGTCAGCGATACTGTTCCGACACGGCCGAAGGACCGAGGGCGCAAACTCGCACCCAAGGgcgagctgctgctggcgaCGGAGCAAGCTAGAATCATGGTGGGGGTTTAGATAGCACCTACGGATCCATGATTGCGGTTGGGAATGTTGAGGGATTGAGGGAGGGGAAGCAACACGAGATGCAAGAGGAGAAAAATTCGGGTGAAATGGACCACGGAGGACCAAGCCGAGTAGTCGCAGATGGAGGGAAACTTGGAGGACAGCAGAGGAGGATCTGAGGAAGAGGTGACGCTGTGGTTTGCGGGCAGCAGGCCTGGAAGGTTTTATGACGAGCATGCAGAGTCGGGGAGCTAATGGCTGCGTGAGCGACGGGGCTATGATGCAGTCCCTAAGGTGGGTGGGTAAGGCCGCTGGGGCTGTCCTGTCCTGGTCGCTGCTGGGCAGGTACCTTAGGTACCGGCACCCACTGGACGGACTGTCACACTGGCTGAAGCTCCCCTTAGAGGTGCTTGACCTGGCTCCATGCGGTAAGGCCGTGATGCCCGCCCCATGTCCAGACCTCCCCCTCCCGCTCCGAAAAATCCAAATCCCACGCCCGTCCAAGCGCCAAGTTTAAAGATACAGGCCCAGCGCTGGCTCGGTGACTTGATTCCCGGATCCTCGCATCCATATTTTTTTTTGTCTGCGTATTTCTTTTCTGCCTGTTTTGACCGGACGGATATTTCAAAACGGCACAGTACCTCCATCGTCCCCCTTGCTGGTCAGTCACGGGCATGCAGGCGGTCGAATGGTCTCCGCGGGTTTGGGGGCAACGAATGGATGGCATGGACCCATCTCGAGGTCTTACTGGATGTCGTGGAGTTGACGTATGGTGTTTCCACATCTTCAAGCCAGGAGCTtgtctcatctcatccataGCCATCATGAACATGTATCATcagctctcctcctcctccttccctccctccccatcTCCTCTTTTCCTCTCGTGATTGTCCAAGGCGGCACATGTTGGTAGGTACTTGTGCAATGTGCTGTGTGCCGTGAGCATTACGAAGCAGGTTGCTTTTGCAACTAAACATCACTGCATCCATCCAACTTCTTTGTCAGCCAGCCCGGCTTGCCCGGACATCGATTCCTCACCGAGTCCTGCGCTTCGGCGAGCGAGGGTGAGAGGGGCATAGGCCGCCCGCCACCGCCCAGAGGTTCTGGCGCGCAGTTCACCCCAACGCGGGACAGTCCTGGTCCACCCCAAGTCGCACTGGGGGTCGATTATCAAGCTGTCTCTCTCTTGTTCGTTTTGGTCGGTATTGTTGCCGTTGCCCAGCGGACAGTCTTCCGTTGGACGGGACGGCCGATCCTGGACTGTCCCTGTCTCGCTATTTGCCAGCCTGAGACGCATCTGAGCCTTTGGAGGTTGCGCCCACTCTTGGAAcggccaccgccgccgctggaACAGAGTCCAAACAAACCGTTGGCCTCGGTGCCGGTATATCTGCATATTAGCATCTGCCTCGGCGGCCCAACCGCGGTCTCTCATGGATGCTTCTCTCCATAGGTACCGAAGTCTTGAACAAGGGGTCCTCGGAGTGACACGCAGCGGTTCGACTTTCCCGTCGAGGCCCACCGCCGCCCCTGATCCCTACCTTGGCGCACCGTCTGGCTGGCGGCGACGTCTCAACAACCCCAACCTCTGCCATGGATGAGACCCTGGGACGGCACGGGGCCTGGCTATCTGATAGGCACATAAAGGCACGCTTCCCTCTCCGTCTTTCAGGTTCTCGAGACGTGAATGAATCGCCCAATCCGTCGGACTTTGATGTCCGACTCGGCCCAGGATCGTGTTGTGTTATCCGCACCaacccctcccctccccggTGTCGGCTTGATCTTCAGGAAGAAGCTATTGGGGCGGAAAAGGCAGACACTACTCCATCCAGCCGTTCAAGACAAACTGCTTGATCAGGGTCCAGCATTCAACGAATTGAGGGAATTTCCTTTTACGGTAGTTGGGAACTTTGCGCCTCCACAGAAGCAGATTTGCTGAGCCTGTACTTTGgcaagatgatggcatcaaaTCAATTAACTACAGACATGCCTGGGATTGTCCATTGCTGGCATGATGTTCACCGTAGGCTCTCAACGAGCTCGTACTTCACAAGGTTCCAGCCTAAAAGCACAATGGCCACGTATTGATATCAAGACAGCATGAGCATGGTTCATGAACCCATTTCAAGATATTCCCCCAAGGCATTCTTGATTTGTCAACATCATAGCTCTCCACGCTCGGGATAATTACCCAGCGAGGCCGCATTCATCCAGCAGGTTCAACCGCCCAGGCGGATGGGGCAGTTCCGCTCGGTAGTCGGACGCCGGACGGACGTGGTGCAGGCCAGCTACGGCGTTAAGCCGGAGACAGCCTCATCCGGCCCTCAGCAGCGCGCGGGGCCGTCAGTTTGGGGTTGTGGCTGACATCAAGTGTGGCTGCTCTCCAACTGTGGCGTTTCCAAAAATTCATGCGGCTGGCACAAATTCCAACCCTAAGCCCACACGTGACCCAAGGGCACAAAGTTTTCGGGCTAGGGACGGCGCACACCACATCGCATccactcctcctcagcccgaCCACAAGATCACCAACGACGCGCACCAGCAACACGGAACGGTCTTTTTGTTAAGACAATTCCCTACTAACCCCCAGGTTGCGGAAGCCAGAACACAGTCACGATGCCTTCGGAAGCCGGTCACCGACGTGAGTCTTTCCCGCCCGCCCACGAGGAGCCGATGCGGCTCTGAAATCTGGGAATTGAATATTGTCTTGGGAACTTTGCTAACTCGCTCTATAGTATACGTCAAGTGAGTACTCCTTCATCCGCCTGCTGGCACGCGCGAGATGAGATTCCGTGCTCGAACCGCCGAGCACACCGATCTCGAAATTCCGATATCGAAATTTAGCGAAGCCACGGCACTACACCGATACGATGGAATTTTGGACTGACGATGATGGTTTAGGGGACGTCACCTGAGCTACCAGCGCTCTCGTCACACTACCCGCCCTGCCACCAGCCTGATCAAGATCGAGGGTGTTGACGACACCCAGGGCGCCAAGTATGTTGCTTCATGAGGGGAGGGGTTCTCGAGTCAGCTTGGATACTGACCATCTATCCAGCTTCTACCTTGGCAAGAAGGTCGCTTTCGTCTACCGGGGCCAGAAGGAGATCCGGGGCACCAAGATCCGTGTCATCTGGGGCAAGGTCACCCGGCCACACGGTAAATTCATTTCGACTTTTCACGGCATGAACGCTAGCTAACTCTCTACACCAGGCAACTCCGGCGTCGTCCGCGCCAAGTTCACCTCCCCTCTTCCCACCAAGTCCTTCGGTGCTTCTGTTCGCGTCATGCTGTACCCATCTtcgatataaaaaaaagggctTCGGGCTGGAGTTGGTAGTGAGGGCGGTTCTCATTTGGCTGCATTGGTCGAGGCAAGGATAAAGCAAATTGCCTTGCTTTGAGGCATTGAATTCAAAAAGACGTCAAATCCCAACCCCGAAGGCTCTGTACACCTGAGCTTCTCGTTTGATGATATTTCTTATTCCCCCACCCATTCATGCAGCGGTTGGCGAAATCGATCTCGACCAGGGCAAGTCCACAGAGGACCAGCGATGGAACACTGTTTTATGGATGGGGTTCGAGACCGGAActtcggcggcggcagcggcgagTGACTAGGGTACAAGCGATTCATCGATGAATGCCAGGTTCAGGGCTATTATTACGGCAGCACAAGCGTCCCTGAATGCTGGATTGTGATTTGACTCGTATGGGAGATTTTGAGCCATGGTCGGCGTCTTATGATGAATCGGAATGTCTTTTGAACCACACACACGACCACTACCTCTTGACGGCGATCCAGACTGGGTGTTTGCTTCGGGTTGCCACTATGTGCTCCATGTGTTCCATTGGTGTGTGATAGTCTTGCCATGATGCCCTCCGACTTGTGTCGTCTTGGCGGTAGTCAACTGTTCAACAATCCCCGTGTTTCGTAATACGCTGTATCTTAACGCACAAAACGCTTCCGCAATACTCGTTCAATATTCAGGTTGTCTAGGTAACCGTGGCGGAGCTTGTGAATTTGCGACTAGGTACACATATATCGCACAAAACATGATGCCTCCCTCTTTGATGTCTTTGTGTCTGGGCCAAGGGAGAATGTAACGAGGTTGGTGACCACATGCTGCGCCTCTGTTAGATCATGTGCCCTTGTTGTTGCCAACTCAAGTTGGTGATATACTTCCCAGGCAGGATGGTAACACAGGGGTGGGCATCGAACACAAGACcagccaacaccaacaattGATGCTGACGATCACTATTTAGGGGAATAAGGTTAATTTCTAGAAACAGATCCAATTACCTTCTTCAGCATGGGGCTACGAAGCCACATGATGGATGCATCTCTTATGCCTTGATCGATGGGCACACGATAGAGGCCATTGACTATGTCAGCTCTATAAAATCCCAGGAGCTTTCATCGCAGCCATCATATCTAGTTGCTATAAGCTATTGCGCCTACAACGTCAGCGGTCTCAATGACCCGGTTTCTATCCGGCTCCCTCTTTGTTTGCGGTATCATGGCTACCAAAGATGGAGGTTGTACCAAGTCAAACGGGGGACGACTTGTACGCCGTCCCGATACCTCCAAGTTCTTTCCATCCAGATTTGAGGTACCAGCTGAGATGATCTTTAAATTCACAGATGGCTCGAAAGTTGGGCCATGTTACAACGTTGTCGCAACCCCGTGGGGAACTTGGCGTTGGAGGGTTGAACAGATAAGATAGATATTGAGGATCTGCTCACCAACAGCATCCAGTGTTTCAGATGGCTTTATATTCTAGATCATCCAGGAGGAGTCTAGTCGAAGTGGTATATGCAAGTTAATTGTCACATGGCTCTTAACTCTCGGCTCTTGGCTCTTGACCTGAAGCCAGTTAACCTTTGGGGGAACTGGCTCACAAGCTCCGACAGCCAAGAGCCATGAACTATAATGCACCGCGGCAGCTACTACAAGACCCTTCAAGAGATACCGAGCGTGGGATTTTCTCAATAATCCAATAACTAAGAGGCCTGGGTCAAGTCAGAGTAGCTATCcctcttgagctgcttcgaCACCGAGGGTTGGATAGACTAGGTTTCCTAGGAACAACCAATGCTCAGTCAGGAATCAATGATATTTGCAAAACATCGCAAGGTATCAAAAAGGGGAAGTGCGGTTGTTCGCAAGAGCAACACACCAAAATGTTATCTCGTATCTTGCTTGATAGGCACCCATTCGGGACGAACAAGCTCACGGCATATTTCTGCCGCTAGTAAACTTTCAGGTCCCGAGTCGACCAAGGCATAGTGGCACCAGGGCAATAAATGGTCTGATAACACcattctcttcatcttctagGGCCATACTAGTCCTGTTGTGGCTTTCCCACTGCGACAGTAACCAAGTTTATTCGTGCTACCGAGCATGGCCCCAGGGCTACCGTTGCCGCCGGTGCCTTGAAGAGATGCAAGTACTGTAGACTTGGTAATGGGCGAGGTTAATCAAACCAGCAGACATGCTCGAGATGTGTAGTAGGGCGTGAAATGACGGTTCGCTTGGGCCACCATGATCTGAGAAGTCACCGCCGTTGCTCGATGCCTGCTCAGACGGCTCGGCTCTGAACAAGAAAAAGTTGGCTGGCAAGCCATGCAGCATGCAGCTTGGGAGGCTAGGCGAGGCAAAGCCGTGTCGTCTCACATGGAGGTATCTATCCCatgtcgtcttcctcctgcTCATGCCTCTCTCTGCATGGGTGACGCCGCATTACGCTGCAGCCAGCCGGAAGACCCGGGTGTTGCTGGATTCCATGTGGCCATTTGAGTTCATCCGGTTGAATCAACGAACCAATGTCTCGGCCTTGGACACCGGCAGTGAACATTGGAGGCACATAACCAAGTCCCGCCCTCGTGGTAAGGGTGTTTCAGCAGGTGGAGAGCTCGACACCATCACCCAAGCTCTACCCGCGCAGTCTTGAACCCAAAGATGCGCTGAGCCAGCTGAAAATTGCCTGCCAGCCAGCTCAGCCCAGCAACAGGAGCTATATGGGTGGAGAGCTTCAAGAGAAATGCAAGGAAAGAGGATCGTTCGGAAAGTCTTTTGCTAGTCCGAAACGACATGGGCTTCCTGCAGGCCGGGGGCTTTGATCGTCGGGCTTACCGGGGCAACCAGCCAATTCAACGTTGGCAGACGGGAAATTCGATGATCGAGGAATAGCTCTGGAAAGTAGGTGAGAGCCATTGCTCCGTAGAACAGGCGGTATTTGGGCAACAAGCCCATCAATGTTTGGTTCTTGGGTGGTTGGTACCCAGCATTGACACACAGCTTCATCTCACGTATGCAAAAGAACGAGTCGAGACAACAATTCCAAGGAACAGAGCCCATCCAAAGATGCGTGCGTGCATTGATGGGACAATGGGCAATAGTGATGGGACGGCCAAGAGGCCAAGATCTCGCCAAGGTGCCTTATTAACCGGGGCCTCTCCCGCTCGTAGGGCCTCAGCGCCTGAGAGGAGGTGGTGCAGTGTTGGAGAAAGGGCCGATCGAGGGAGCATCGAGATTCGACTGTGGCCCTCATCGTGGCTGAGCTCCTCTCCGAGTTTCGTCTTTCCtgtgcagcgcagcgcagtgcATCCAGCGGGAGGAGACGCCTCAAGGGCCCGTCCTGTCCTCTCACACGAAGGATGAGGTGCGAGAGGTTGCGAGAAAAGATGGTGTGTGGGAGCCACCCAACACGAGATAAAAACAGGGGCGAGGTAACCGATCAGCCCCCGCGGCCAAAGTCAACGTCAAGATGACCTCTGTTGGGGAATTGTTCCTCTAGCGGACCTTGATTAGCTGCCTCCAGCTGGACCAGCCCTGGACCGATGGCCTCTGCCCTGACTTGACCGACCACCGGGCTCTGC
This region includes:
- a CDS encoding Mediator of RNA polymerase II transcription subunit 14; protein product: MPGVISMENGGPNGARSNHDIDSTLNGVNGAGADGHQNALDKGKAVSGGDASGAMVNGNATSGPLVNGSRPNAPASDQVPRMNDLPDEIVHITQGYISLSTFLTRLAQSTHNNLEDQITKMAKMPLPVAAMNGNSSIPNNDMDDVSNENIIKKKSILDFAYKEHQRWVKALVITEWSRKAEMVSKLIDLRAHIMKQQVLTDAAFDTMVNVKRDLTFARMPSPDLKTALQVLSTGKAAWMPDLQYIEPPPLTLQEQSQWMSDVNTLLSLRLNLEDFDKIPYHFRNYDIKSGRVTFKVPGEFEVDLTIADEDFEKQFWFIDLRFTFKPSAAAIPESLKDYLERHVNGVLSTEGLLGCYQFLHELVLTHKLNELRRQANQLSKGSWTGTLKVEPLNRALAIQYWTSRAPPTSPKSWVLVAVNSGRKANGEANPKSSSFLQAKWYRDNKEVKDVEVPFDANNLSAEALLKTVIGLHIDFLLSSIHDKLMATPRFRNREAAMVLRSSQEDPAASSLSMQVGYKDSISLLIEPTTGVFAVKPHSKFIYQHELQLNNGKSPADDGVACLENVRCAIMEEELNRRGSTMGWSVKKCPLNNEELRSATKNREWTKTIWLQRAGWRPTWFIMVVLSLSGDEWWLLEVDRNTPGPVVKLTAKLPFNKGYPSLHNTFWNNMTVFATGMIAQAIDMRELHKQQIKFKPNETKSWSLPRQVRLPSIEIALSGIFPSMVFDSSEKESSKASGNRDLEQLGLASITQPATGLKLSTIEPWANDIVSISFKGAQLPEAELAASEGANLQDAKSDAPLVCISDAIIKVRRPAKFTSIKGALVGQDVSYNLLKGEFRLRMRHSLGQSILESLKSRVKAVDRFVSFVESMDKAKGSIQSETVSLQEVVFSYRDQTNDSLDDTTTTGRRWRVALNLSNDVIDIKMEKGNPHLRVVDLMQNLVNSDGGIEALMAWLPTSLPALEAIQKTEELWADIKARNQGRFQFSMNSLEWMTLDYFISGPGQMQRRVAFEGRIKSRRGEPWWHIWRVPVANDTSVPNDDLTTALKHVWEGKGDDWTGLVTSAVGGPSRGVVGILKAIDDAIRPMTSQGNSEVVVLE
- a CDS encoding Glucose-6-phosphate 1-dehydrogenase, whose translation is MDPCMELKQNTTIVVLGASGDLAKKKTYPALFGLYRNQFLPQDVKIVGYARTKMDHEEYIRRIKSYMKTPTKESEQQLEEFCELCTYVSGQYDKDESFQVLEQHLQDIEKGRTETHRLFYMALPPSVFTIVSQHLKKVCYPTKGIARVIVEKPFGKDLASSRELQKSLEPDWNEQELFRIDHYLGKEMVKNILILRFGNSFLGATWNRHHIDNVQISFKEPFGTEGRGGYFDEFGIIRDVMQNHLLQVLTLLAMERPISFNAEDIRDEKVRVLRAIPAIEPKNVIIGQYGKSLDGSKPAYREDDTVPKDSRCPTFCAMVAYIKNERWDGVPFIIKAGKALNEQKTEIRIQFKDVTSGIFKDIPRNELVMRIQPNESVYIKMNSKLPGLSMQTVVTELDLTYRRRFSDLKIPEAYESLVLDCLKGDQSNFVRDDELDASWRIFTPLLHYLDENKEIIPMEYPYGSRGPAVLDDFTASYGYKFSDAAGYQWPTTTATPNKF
- a CDS encoding 60S ribosomal protein L33-A, producing MPSEAGHRLYVKGRHLSYQRSRHTTRPATSLIKIEGVDDTQGANFYLGKKVAFVYRGQKEIRGTKIRVIWGKVTRPHGNSGVVRAKFTSPLPTKSFGASVRVMLYPSSI